One Microtus pennsylvanicus isolate mMicPen1 chromosome 3, mMicPen1.hap1, whole genome shotgun sequence DNA window includes the following coding sequences:
- the Exosc3 gene encoding exosome complex component RRP40 yields the protein MAEVLSVTADSVARCQARAAHKVLNQVVLPGEELVLPEHQNADGLGGAGEQQLRLNAGARPRQRVVCGPGLRRCGDRLLVTKCGRLRHKEPGGGSGGVYWVDSQQKRYVPVKGDHVIGIVIAKSGDIFKVDVGGSEPASLSYLAFEGATKRNRPNVQVGDLIYGQCVVANKDMEPEMVCIDSCGRANGMGVIGQDGLLFKVTLGLIRKLLAPDCEIVQELGKLYPLEIVFGMNGRIWVKAKTIQQTLILANVLEACEHMTTDQRRQIFARLAES from the exons ATGGCCGAAGTACTGTCGGTTACGGCGGATTCCGTGGCCCGCTGCCAGGCGCGGGCAGCACACAAAGTGCTGAATCAGGTGGTCCTCCCTGGGGAGGAGCTGGTGCTGCCGGAGCACCAGAACGCAGACGGCCTCGGCGGCGCCGGGGAGCAGCAGTTACGTCTTAATGCGGGGGCGCGCCCGCGGCAGCGCGTCGTTTGTGGCCCGGGTTTGCGACGCTGCGGGGACCGCCTGCTGGTCACCAAGTGTGGACGCCTGCGTCACAAGGAGCCCGGAGGAGGCAGCGGTGGCGTTTACTGGGTGGACTCTCAACAGAAGCGG TATGTACCGGTGAAAGGAGACCATGTGATTGGCATAGTGATCGCTAAATCTGGAGATATATTCAAAGTTGATGTTGGAGGGAGTGAGCCAGCCTCTCTGTCGTACTTGGCATTTGAAGGAGCAACTAAAAGAAACAGACCAAATGTTCAG GTTGGAGATCTCATCTATGGCCAGTGTGTGGTTGCTAATAAAGACATGGAACCAGAGATGGTCTGTATTGACAGCTGTGGACGGGCCAATGGAATGGGTGTGATTGGACAGGACGGTCTGCTCTTCAAAGTGACTTTGGGCTTAATTAGAAA GTTATTAGCTCCAGACTGTGAAATCGTGCAAGAGCTGGGAAAACTCTATCCATTGGAGATTGTGTTTGGAATGAATGGAAGAATATGGGTCAAGGCAAAAACCATTCAGCAGACTTTAATTTTGGCGAATGTCTTAGAAGCTTGTGAACACATGACAACAGATCAAAGGAGACAAATCTTTGCCAGATTGGCAGAGAGTTGA